In the Leifsonia sp. 466MF genome, one interval contains:
- a CDS encoding PQQ-dependent sugar dehydrogenase: protein MFRHGRRLSLLALTAAVLVLAGCSTPPPTPTVTRTPTATPRPTGTSAAVAAIPWQPSGQTTVLETGLESPWSVVPLPSGSALISERDSGTIRERLPQGGLRTVGTVAGVVHAGESGLLGLAVQAESAPKYLYAYLTTADDNRVVRLPLSGVPGSYAIGAPEPVLTGIPKASNHDGGRLAFGPDGMLYVTAGDASNPGNAQDVASLGGKILRITPEGQVPGDNPFPGSPVWSYGHRNPQGIGWDSRGTMWASEFGQNTWDELNIIRPGSNYGWPTVEGVGGDPKYTDPVYQWPTDAASPSGLAVVGDTIFLAALRGERLWTAWPTDGAAPVTAAPFFEGELGRLRDVVAVGDRLWLLTNNTDGRGSPRSGDDRLVEAPLVPAQAVKRPG from the coding sequence ATGTTCCGTCACGGCCGCCGCCTGAGCCTCCTGGCTCTGACGGCGGCCGTGCTCGTTCTCGCGGGATGCTCGACCCCGCCTCCGACGCCGACGGTCACGCGCACGCCCACAGCGACGCCGCGGCCGACCGGCACCTCGGCTGCGGTCGCCGCGATCCCCTGGCAGCCGAGCGGGCAGACGACCGTGCTCGAGACGGGGCTGGAGTCGCCCTGGTCTGTCGTCCCGCTGCCGAGCGGGTCGGCGCTGATCAGCGAGCGCGACTCGGGCACCATCCGGGAGCGGCTGCCGCAGGGCGGACTCCGCACGGTCGGCACCGTCGCCGGCGTCGTCCACGCCGGCGAGAGCGGCCTGCTCGGACTCGCGGTGCAGGCCGAGTCCGCACCGAAGTACCTCTACGCGTACCTCACCACCGCCGACGACAACCGGGTCGTGCGGCTGCCCCTGTCGGGGGTGCCGGGCAGCTACGCGATCGGGGCGCCGGAGCCCGTGCTCACCGGCATCCCGAAGGCGTCGAACCACGACGGCGGACGGCTCGCGTTCGGCCCCGACGGGATGCTCTACGTCACCGCCGGCGATGCCTCGAACCCGGGCAACGCCCAGGATGTCGCCTCGCTCGGCGGCAAGATCCTGCGGATCACGCCGGAGGGACAGGTGCCGGGCGACAACCCGTTCCCCGGCTCGCCGGTCTGGTCGTACGGGCACCGCAACCCGCAGGGGATCGGCTGGGATTCGCGCGGCACGATGTGGGCGAGCGAGTTCGGCCAGAACACCTGGGACGAGCTCAACATCATCCGTCCGGGCTCGAACTACGGATGGCCCACCGTCGAGGGTGTCGGGGGCGACCCGAAGTACACGGACCCGGTGTACCAGTGGCCGACGGATGCAGCGAGCCCCAGCGGTCTCGCGGTCGTCGGCGACACGATCTTCCTGGCCGCGCTGCGCGGCGAGCGGCTGTGGACCGCCTGGCCGACCGATGGCGCCGCCCCGGTGACAGCGGCACCGTTCTTCGAGGGCGAGCTCGGCCGGCTGCGCGACGTGGTCGCCGTCGGTGACCGCTTGTGGCTGCTCACGAACAACACCGACGGGCGCGGTTCGCCCCGTTCCGGCGACGACCGGCTCGTCGAGGCGCCGCTCGTTCCCGCGCAGGCGGTCAAACGCCCCGGCTGA
- a CDS encoding SprT-like domain-containing protein — protein sequence MAELDRVRRWAEALIALHLDPAVWSFGFDNAKTRAGLCNYTSKRITVSRYLAARYEDDEIHQILLHEVAHALAGSRAGHGPRWRAIALDLGYEGKRLHGGAIADDLAPWVGTCPNGHTHYRYRKPARALACGACSRRFDAANLISWQHREVSPAQRRTAAAAATE from the coding sequence ATGGCCGAACTCGACCGTGTGCGCCGGTGGGCGGAGGCGCTGATCGCCCTGCACCTCGACCCGGCCGTGTGGAGCTTCGGTTTCGACAACGCCAAGACGCGCGCTGGCCTCTGCAACTACACGTCGAAGCGGATCACGGTCTCGCGGTACCTGGCGGCGCGGTACGAGGACGACGAGATCCACCAGATCCTCCTCCATGAGGTGGCCCACGCGCTCGCCGGCTCCCGCGCCGGGCACGGGCCGCGCTGGCGCGCCATCGCGCTCGACCTCGGATACGAGGGCAAGCGCCTGCACGGCGGGGCGATCGCCGACGACCTGGCGCCTTGGGTGGGCACCTGCCCGAACGGGCACACGCACTACCGCTACCGGAAGCCGGCGCGCGCGCTCGCCTGCGGTGCGTGCAGCCGCCGTTTCGATGCCGCGAACCTCATCTCCTGGCAGCACCGCGAGGTGTCGCCGGCGCAGCGGCGCACGGCCGCGGCGGCAGCGACCGAGTAG
- a CDS encoding GNAT family N-acetyltransferase has protein sequence MTATRPDPTAPLEGVTVRLRALTLDDLPDLFDAIGHPEVFAGGWGGGPAAYRDTYEEWREFILRYLAWDTANVTAVVLRDGDRLVGTTTLGDFDLANRSAHIGWTAYAPETWGTLVNAETKRLLLGTAFHHGFERVKLQADVLNARSRAAILRLGAQFEGVLRHTQLRADGTWRDTAVYSILSEEWPSVRDGLDARLGVAHS, from the coding sequence ATGACCGCCACCCGCCCGGACCCGACCGCTCCGCTCGAGGGCGTGACCGTCCGCCTGCGCGCCCTCACCCTCGACGACCTGCCGGACCTGTTCGACGCGATCGGGCATCCCGAGGTCTTCGCCGGAGGCTGGGGAGGCGGTCCGGCGGCCTATCGCGACACCTACGAGGAGTGGCGGGAGTTCATCCTCCGCTACCTCGCCTGGGACACCGCGAACGTGACCGCCGTCGTGCTCCGCGACGGCGACCGGTTGGTCGGCACGACCACGCTGGGCGACTTCGACCTGGCCAACCGCTCCGCCCACATCGGCTGGACGGCGTACGCGCCGGAGACCTGGGGCACGCTGGTGAACGCCGAGACCAAGCGGCTGCTGCTCGGGACGGCGTTCCACCACGGCTTCGAGCGAGTCAAACTGCAGGCGGATGTGCTCAATGCGCGGTCGCGCGCCGCCATTCTCCGCCTCGGCGCGCAGTTCGAGGGCGTCCTGCGGCACACCCAGCTGCGCGCGGACGGGACCTGGCGCGACACGGCCGTGTACTCCATCCTCAGCGAGGAATGGCCGAGCGTGCGGGACGGCCTGGACGCTCGCCTCGGCGTCGCGCACTCCTGA
- a CDS encoding CGNR zinc finger domain-containing protein, which yields MATEAILTRGTGQWMEPSDGQRWWFDSGSLALDFAYTGEFAHAADGDADPDRHAVRDAHGLNAWLVERFPEVAQTAGDREFRDARTLRTAIARLARQASRGDELSPDDVDIVNLFAATPDIPPVLAGGGRQAGRTNARPHQALGTIARDAVRLFGPDVDGRIRECSADDCELVYLDTSRSGTRRWCSMQRCGNRAKVRAHRARAARGPGAHATIGA from the coding sequence ATGGCGACGGAAGCGATTCTCACCCGAGGCACCGGTCAGTGGATGGAACCGAGCGACGGTCAGCGCTGGTGGTTCGACTCCGGGTCGCTCGCGCTCGACTTCGCCTACACCGGTGAGTTCGCGCACGCGGCCGACGGCGACGCCGACCCCGACCGGCACGCCGTCCGCGACGCTCACGGCCTCAACGCGTGGCTGGTCGAGAGGTTCCCCGAGGTCGCGCAGACGGCGGGGGACCGCGAGTTCCGCGACGCCCGCACCCTCCGGACCGCGATCGCCCGCCTCGCCCGGCAGGCCAGCCGCGGCGACGAGTTGTCGCCCGACGACGTCGACATCGTCAACCTCTTCGCGGCGACTCCCGACATCCCGCCGGTCCTCGCCGGGGGCGGCCGCCAGGCGGGGCGCACGAACGCGCGTCCGCATCAGGCCCTCGGCACCATCGCACGGGATGCGGTGCGCCTCTTCGGCCCGGACGTCGACGGCCGCATCCGCGAGTGCTCGGCCGACGACTGCGAGCTCGTCTACCTCGACACCTCGCGCAGCGGCACCCGGCGCTGGTGTTCGATGCAGCGCTGCGGCAACCGTGCGAAGGTACGTGCGCACCGTGCCCGTGCGGCCCGCGGGCCCGGGGCGCACGCCACAATAGGGGCATGA
- a CDS encoding LamB/YcsF family protein, with protein MSRSVDLNSDLGESFGAWSMGDDAALLRVVSSANVACGFHAGDPSTMLATCREAAANGVTVGAHVSYRDLAGFGRRAMDMPAGELRDEVLYQLAALEGLARVAGTAIRYVKPHGALYNRIVHDAGQARAVVDAVVAFDPTLALLGLAGSAVERAAGEAGVRFVREAFVDRGYRSDGTLVPRTEPGALLSDDEEIAARAVRMVTEGRVVAADGTDIPVGVDSLCVHGDTPGAVAMALAVRDALAGAGVSVEPFA; from the coding sequence ATGAGCCGTTCCGTCGACCTCAACAGCGACCTGGGGGAGTCGTTCGGCGCCTGGTCGATGGGCGACGACGCCGCACTGCTGCGGGTGGTCTCCAGTGCCAATGTGGCCTGCGGGTTCCACGCCGGCGACCCGTCGACGATGCTCGCGACCTGCCGCGAGGCCGCCGCGAACGGCGTGACCGTCGGCGCCCACGTCTCCTATCGTGACCTCGCGGGATTCGGGCGGCGCGCGATGGACATGCCCGCCGGCGAGCTCCGCGACGAGGTGCTGTACCAGCTCGCCGCGCTCGAGGGCCTTGCCCGGGTCGCGGGAACGGCCATTCGCTACGTCAAGCCCCACGGCGCCCTCTACAACCGCATCGTGCACGACGCGGGTCAGGCGCGGGCCGTGGTGGATGCGGTGGTCGCCTTCGACCCGACGCTCGCCCTGCTCGGACTGGCCGGCTCCGCCGTCGAGCGGGCAGCCGGAGAAGCCGGGGTCCGGTTCGTCCGCGAAGCGTTCGTCGACCGGGGCTACCGCTCCGACGGCACGCTGGTGCCGCGCACCGAACCGGGCGCGCTGCTCTCCGACGACGAGGAGATCGCCGCGCGGGCCGTGCGCATGGTCACCGAGGGCCGCGTCGTCGCCGCTGACGGCACCGACATCCCCGTCGGAGTCGACTCGTTGTGCGTCCACGGCGACACCCCGGGCGCGGTCGCGATGGCGCTGGCCGTACGCGATGCGCTCGCGGGGGCGGGCGTGAGTGTGGAGCCGTTCGCGTGA
- a CDS encoding 5-oxoprolinase subunit B family protein, which yields MTARILPYGDHALLVELDGLDAVLALFRGLDASRPDGVVELVPAARTIAVVVEPRILSLSAARGWVERTAPLPAGAVEERVVELDVRYDGDDLAEVARLTGRTEAQVVAFHTGTPWRVAFGGFAPGFAYLVSDGPAGADALEVPRRATPRTAVPPGSVGLAGTFSGVYPRSSPGGWQLIGRTDATLWDETADPPALLRPGAVVRFREVR from the coding sequence GTGACCGCGCGCATCCTGCCCTACGGCGACCACGCCCTGCTCGTGGAGCTGGACGGGCTGGATGCCGTGCTCGCGCTGTTCCGCGGGCTCGACGCCTCGCGGCCGGACGGCGTCGTGGAGCTGGTGCCCGCCGCCCGCACGATCGCGGTCGTGGTCGAGCCGCGCATCCTCTCGCTCAGCGCAGCCCGCGGCTGGGTCGAGCGCACCGCGCCGCTTCCCGCCGGGGCGGTCGAGGAGCGGGTCGTCGAGCTCGATGTCCGCTATGACGGCGACGATCTCGCGGAGGTCGCCCGGCTCACCGGGCGGACCGAGGCGCAGGTCGTCGCGTTCCACACCGGAACCCCGTGGCGCGTCGCATTCGGCGGCTTCGCGCCCGGCTTCGCCTACCTCGTGAGCGACGGCCCGGCGGGCGCGGACGCGCTGGAGGTCCCGCGCCGCGCGACGCCGCGCACGGCGGTGCCGCCGGGGTCGGTCGGCCTCGCAGGGACGTTCAGCGGTGTCTATCCACGGTCGAGCCCGGGCGGCTGGCAACTCATCGGCCGCACCGACGCGACGCTCTGGGATGAGACGGCCGATCCTCCCGCGCTGCTCCGGCCGGGAGCGGTCGTGCGCTTCCGGGAGGTGCGATGA
- a CDS encoding biotin-dependent carboxyltransferase family protein, whose translation MSGLRIVSPGALTLVQDLGRPGFAALGVGRSGALDRAALRLGNRLLGNDEGDAGLEVLLGGFEARFERDTWFAVTGATGPLLLDDRPVDAHQAVRARPGQLLRMGSATAGLRWYLAVRGGVAETPVLGSRSRDTLAGLGPAPLQAGELVPIGEHSGSDLPLLDFVPVADPTPEGVEVRAHPGPRADWFTRRALESFFSVEWRVAAESDRIGARLDPVRAPAHAAGLTPHPDPLLERAIRRELPSEPMVAGAVQVSPDGRPTVLLADHPVTGGYPVIAVVADGSLDAFAQLRPGQPVSFRHA comes from the coding sequence ATGAGCGGCCTGCGCATCGTGAGCCCTGGTGCCCTCACGCTCGTCCAGGATCTCGGGCGCCCCGGCTTCGCCGCCCTCGGCGTCGGCCGGTCGGGTGCCCTCGACCGCGCCGCGCTGCGGCTGGGCAACCGGCTGCTGGGCAACGACGAGGGCGACGCCGGGCTCGAGGTGCTCCTCGGCGGGTTCGAGGCGCGCTTCGAGCGCGACACCTGGTTCGCCGTGACCGGAGCGACCGGCCCGCTGCTCCTCGACGATCGCCCGGTGGATGCGCACCAGGCTGTGCGGGCGCGGCCCGGACAGCTCCTGCGGATGGGGTCCGCGACGGCCGGACTGCGATGGTACCTGGCCGTGCGCGGCGGGGTGGCCGAGACTCCGGTGCTCGGGTCACGCTCCCGCGACACTCTGGCCGGTCTCGGGCCTGCACCTCTGCAGGCGGGCGAGCTGGTACCGATCGGCGAGCATTCCGGCTCCGACCTCCCGCTGCTGGACTTCGTCCCGGTTGCCGACCCGACACCCGAGGGCGTCGAGGTGCGCGCTCACCCGGGCCCTCGGGCCGACTGGTTCACCCGCCGGGCGCTGGAGTCCTTCTTCTCCGTCGAGTGGCGCGTCGCCGCCGAGAGCGACCGCATCGGCGCGCGGCTCGACCCCGTGCGGGCGCCCGCGCACGCGGCGGGCCTGACGCCGCATCCCGATCCGCTGCTGGAGCGGGCGATCCGTCGCGAGCTGCCGAGCGAGCCGATGGTCGCCGGCGCCGTGCAGGTCTCGCCCGACGGCCGCCCGACGGTGCTGCTCGCCGACCATCCGGTCACCGGCGGGTACCCGGTCATCGCGGTGGTGGCCGACGGCTCGCTCGATGCGTTCGCCCAGCTGCGTCCAGGTCAGCCGGTGTCCTTCCGGCACGCCTGA
- a CDS encoding spermidine synthase, giving the protein MSPNPTPQNPSVVLSESGYLATVEPDRFVPGAYQLVVDGTPQSHVNLDDPSQLFFEYIQRMGNVIDLIGDPGQPITAVHLGAGALTLPRYIAYTRPGSRQQVVELESRLVDLVREQLPLPRYAQIRIRHGDAREVVGKLPNGLRGEVDLLVVDIFSGSRTPAHVTSAEFYRSAVSLLKPDGIVLVNVADGPPLSFARSQVSTLGSVVENVAALAETQVLKGRRFGNVVLVGSNSPLPLEWLPRLLASGPHPAKAVAGEELRTFAAGAPIVTDATSVPSPPPARSIFQSGTRRD; this is encoded by the coding sequence GTGTCTCCGAACCCGACCCCCCAGAACCCCTCGGTCGTCCTCTCGGAGAGCGGCTACCTGGCGACCGTTGAGCCCGACCGGTTCGTGCCCGGCGCCTACCAGCTCGTCGTCGACGGCACCCCGCAGTCGCACGTCAACCTCGACGACCCGTCCCAGCTCTTCTTCGAGTACATCCAGCGGATGGGCAACGTCATCGACCTGATCGGCGACCCCGGCCAGCCCATCACGGCCGTGCACCTCGGGGCGGGCGCGCTGACACTCCCCCGGTACATCGCCTACACGCGCCCCGGTTCGCGGCAGCAGGTCGTCGAGCTGGAGAGCCGCCTGGTGGACCTGGTGCGCGAGCAGCTCCCGCTCCCCCGCTATGCGCAGATCCGCATCCGACACGGCGACGCGCGCGAGGTCGTCGGCAAGCTGCCGAACGGCTTGCGCGGCGAGGTCGATCTGCTGGTGGTGGACATCTTCAGCGGGTCGCGCACGCCCGCCCACGTCACGAGCGCCGAGTTCTACCGCTCGGCGGTCTCGCTGCTGAAGCCGGACGGCATCGTGCTCGTGAACGTCGCGGACGGACCGCCGCTCAGCTTCGCCCGCAGCCAGGTGTCGACGCTCGGCTCCGTCGTCGAGAATGTCGCGGCGCTCGCCGAGACCCAGGTGCTGAAGGGCCGCCGCTTCGGGAACGTGGTGCTCGTCGGATCGAACTCGCCGCTCCCCCTGGAGTGGCTGCCGCGCCTGCTGGCGAGCGGGCCGCATCCCGCGAAGGCCGTGGCGGGCGAAGAGCTGCGGACGTTCGCCGCGGGCGCGCCGATCGTGACCGACGCGACCAGCGTGCCGTCCCCGCCTCCCGCGCGCAGCATTTTCCAAAGCGGCACCCGCCGCGACTAG
- a CDS encoding sensor histidine kinase, translating into MNVSVRPSWLALALTAVGAGAIGYALIRTHTEHRPVWVLVLGLISVVLWVVRSALAKAGLRRTAFACAVVVVVVGALVAAPTDGLTVVPAAIGVLVVLGDPRDPLWLGLLVGGVGIALVAVGAVPSGTDIPNLLGMMGGMLLGVFAGLSRRQFRVAEEQAVLLRERAVAMKEEASRIAIARDLHDVLAHSLGGLVIQLDAVDALLESGDADGARSRVVAARGLAADGLGEARRAVAALRDPEPAGAEPVPAAALRAALDDLIAAHRSLGGRAELRVTGAGTELTAQQAEALQRALQEALSNARKHAPGEPVAAELVWQDDRVRVIVSNPLPATPAGAAGSPVSALAASGGHYGLEGMGERFAALPSGGSVQAAAVDGRFVLTAEAMLR; encoded by the coding sequence GTGAACGTCTCCGTCCGCCCCAGTTGGCTCGCCCTGGCCCTGACCGCCGTGGGCGCCGGGGCCATCGGCTACGCGCTGATCCGCACCCACACCGAGCATCGCCCGGTGTGGGTGCTCGTCCTCGGGCTGATCTCCGTGGTGCTGTGGGTGGTGCGCAGCGCGCTGGCGAAGGCCGGACTCCGTCGCACCGCTTTCGCCTGCGCGGTGGTCGTCGTTGTCGTCGGCGCGCTGGTCGCGGCGCCCACGGACGGTCTCACGGTCGTCCCCGCCGCGATCGGCGTGCTCGTCGTACTGGGCGACCCACGGGATCCGCTGTGGCTCGGACTGCTCGTCGGCGGCGTCGGCATCGCCCTGGTCGCGGTCGGCGCCGTCCCCAGCGGGACCGACATCCCGAACCTCCTCGGCATGATGGGCGGGATGCTGCTGGGCGTCTTCGCCGGTCTCAGCCGGCGGCAGTTCCGGGTGGCGGAGGAGCAGGCGGTTCTCCTCCGCGAGCGCGCGGTCGCGATGAAGGAGGAGGCGTCGCGCATCGCCATCGCACGCGACCTCCACGACGTCCTGGCGCACAGCCTCGGCGGGCTCGTCATCCAGCTGGATGCGGTGGATGCGCTCCTCGAGTCCGGCGACGCCGACGGCGCCCGCTCGCGGGTGGTCGCCGCCCGCGGCCTGGCCGCCGACGGGCTCGGTGAGGCCCGTCGCGCCGTCGCCGCCCTGCGCGACCCGGAGCCCGCCGGCGCGGAACCGGTGCCGGCCGCCGCGCTCCGGGCGGCCCTGGACGACCTGATCGCGGCGCACCGCTCGCTCGGCGGGCGGGCGGAGCTCCGGGTGACGGGCGCCGGCACGGAACTCACCGCGCAGCAGGCCGAGGCGTTGCAGCGCGCCCTTCAGGAGGCCTTGAGCAACGCCCGAAAGCATGCGCCCGGCGAACCCGTCGCAGCCGAGCTGGTCTGGCAGGATGACCGCGTGCGCGTCATCGTCTCCAATCCGCTCCCGGCGACCCCCGCCGGCGCGGCCGGATCCCCGGTGTCGGCGCTCGCCGCATCCGGCGGCCACTACGGGCTCGAGGGGATGGGCGAGCGCTTCGCTGCGCTGCCGTCCGGTGGCTCGGTTCAGGCCGCAGCGGTCGACGGCCGGTTCGTCCTGACGGCGGAGGCGATGCTGCGGTGA
- a CDS encoding response regulator, which translates to MTGEARIRVAVADDQAIIRDGLVTVLGLLPDIEVVGEAADGEEAVALAVAAHPDVLLMDLRMPVLDGAGATARVREVAPETAVLILTTYADDESIVGALRAGARGYLTKDAGRAELAAAVRAVASGQTTLAPEVGARVIGALTGAAPAPVTEVDAAGALLARFPSLTRREAEVLALIGDGLSNAEIARSLFVSVATVKTHINAIFAKLAVRDRAQAIALVRS; encoded by the coding sequence GTGACCGGCGAGGCGCGCATCCGGGTCGCGGTCGCCGACGATCAGGCGATCATCCGCGACGGCCTGGTCACCGTGCTCGGCCTGCTGCCCGACATCGAGGTGGTCGGCGAGGCCGCCGACGGCGAGGAGGCGGTCGCGCTCGCCGTGGCCGCGCATCCCGATGTCCTGCTCATGGACCTCCGGATGCCGGTGCTCGACGGCGCGGGGGCGACCGCCCGCGTGCGCGAGGTCGCACCGGAGACCGCGGTGCTCATCCTCACCACGTACGCCGACGACGAGTCGATCGTCGGTGCGCTGCGTGCTGGAGCGCGCGGCTATCTGACGAAGGACGCCGGCCGCGCCGAGCTCGCCGCGGCCGTGCGTGCCGTCGCCAGCGGGCAGACGACGCTTGCTCCGGAGGTCGGAGCGCGCGTCATCGGCGCGCTCACCGGCGCTGCGCCCGCTCCGGTCACCGAGGTGGATGCGGCAGGCGCCCTGCTCGCCCGCTTCCCCTCCCTGACGCGGCGCGAGGCCGAGGTGCTCGCCTTGATCGGCGACGGACTGAGCAACGCCGAGATCGCGCGCTCCCTCTTCGTCAGCGTTGCGACGGTCAAGACGCACATCAACGCGATCTTCGCCAAGCTCGCCGTGCGCGACCGCGCGCAGGCGATCGCGCTCGTCCGCTCCTGA
- a CDS encoding SDR family oxidoreductase: MSDPNAATPPSTPPADLVLVTGGSGFLGAHCILALLDAGYRVRTTIRTPARAADVRQQLAAGGVDDPGDRLEFAIADLTSDDGWADAVAGCRFVLHVASPFPSSQPKDADDLIVPARDGALRVLHAARDGGVERVVLTSSFAAIGYGHPPTDRPFTEEDWTDLDSGRRLSPYVQSKTIAERAAWAFVAAEGGGLELATVNPVGILGPVLGPDISTSVELVRLVKEGRLPRLPDVHFGIVDVRDVAALHLLAMTRPEAAGQRFLAIAGEVMSAQEVALLIRGHLGEAAGRRVSTKLMPEWMLRAVAPFSRRVRDSLPDTGTARRATAQKAITVLGWAPRSREEAVIATVDTLPTYHPRQR, encoded by the coding sequence GTGAGCGACCCGAACGCGGCAACGCCGCCCTCCACCCCGCCGGCCGACCTGGTGCTCGTGACCGGCGGCTCCGGATTCCTCGGCGCGCACTGCATCCTCGCGTTGCTCGACGCCGGCTACCGGGTGCGCACCACGATCCGCACTCCCGCGCGGGCCGCGGACGTCCGGCAGCAGCTCGCGGCGGGCGGTGTCGACGACCCGGGCGACCGGCTCGAGTTCGCCATCGCCGACCTGACCTCCGACGACGGATGGGCCGACGCCGTCGCCGGCTGCCGGTTCGTCCTGCACGTCGCCTCGCCGTTCCCCTCCTCCCAGCCGAAGGACGCGGACGACCTGATCGTCCCGGCGCGCGACGGCGCCCTGCGCGTGCTGCATGCCGCCCGGGACGGCGGCGTCGAGCGCGTCGTGCTCACCTCATCCTTCGCGGCGATCGGCTACGGGCATCCGCCGACCGACCGGCCCTTCACCGAGGAGGACTGGACCGACCTCGACAGCGGCCGCCGGCTGAGCCCGTACGTGCAGTCGAAGACCATCGCCGAGCGCGCGGCGTGGGCCTTCGTCGCGGCGGAGGGCGGAGGCCTCGAGCTCGCCACCGTGAACCCGGTCGGCATCCTCGGCCCGGTGCTCGGCCCGGACATCTCGACGTCGGTCGAACTGGTGCGCCTGGTGAAGGAGGGACGCCTCCCGCGCCTTCCCGACGTGCACTTCGGCATCGTCGACGTGCGCGACGTCGCCGCACTCCACCTCCTCGCCATGACGCGGCCGGAGGCCGCCGGGCAGCGTTTCCTCGCCATCGCCGGCGAGGTCATGTCGGCGCAGGAGGTCGCGCTGCTCATCCGCGGTCATCTCGGCGAGGCGGCAGGCCGACGGGTCAGCACCAAGCTCATGCCCGAGTGGATGCTGCGAGCGGTCGCCCCGTTCAGCCGCCGCGTCCGCGACTCCCTCCCCGACACCGGGACGGCACGGCGCGCCACCGCGCAGAAGGCGATCACCGTGCTCGGCTGGGCTCCGCGATCCCGTGAAGAGGCTGTCATCGCGACCGTCGACACCCTGCCGACGTACCACCCGCGCCAGCGCTGA